A window from Kovacikia minuta CCNUW1 encodes these proteins:
- a CDS encoding IS701 family transposase, with amino-acid sequence MVTPRAPHPTLRFVDEYCELYADLFPEVRSFEAFKYLHIGMISDLKRKTLPAIAKAVGLANEQGLHNLLTESPWSVSRLRQHRLNLILELTQKQAMILLIDETGDCKKGNSTDYVKRQYIGNVGKRENGIVVVTAYGLFKGMILPLCFEVYKPRERLKPGENYQTKPQIASTMIRELMAMGFQFELVLADSLYGESDCNFISTLVALKLPYIVAIRSNHGVWLPQDQEVTAEPWQQFKRTFSNGETEVRYRREIIYGTRGSVRYWELTTDPETLPDNSTVFVMSNAPAIKLDEIGDAYGDRTWVEYGLKQSKDALGWADFRVTNYKQIERWWEIVMSAFTMVSLFADAFNSECPLSQQVFTQHPWWDNQRGWKNLLNNLRLVIEPWVAFNHLKQWLTVFFIPTLEQGFAQLIERMQQFYCPIIHELLLRRILFNSA; translated from the coding sequence ATGGTTACGCCTCGTGCACCTCATCCAACGCTGCGATTCGTGGATGAGTATTGTGAACTGTATGCTGACTTATTTCCAGAGGTGCGGAGCTTTGAAGCATTCAAATACCTGCATATTGGGATGATTTCAGATCTCAAACGCAAGACTTTGCCAGCTATTGCCAAAGCAGTTGGACTAGCTAATGAACAAGGCTTGCACAACTTGTTAACGGAGTCTCCCTGGTCAGTGAGTCGTCTGCGGCAGCATCGCTTAAATCTGATACTGGAGTTGACTCAGAAACAAGCGATGATCCTGCTAATTGATGAGACTGGGGATTGTAAAAAGGGAAACAGTACCGATTATGTGAAACGACAATACATCGGCAATGTTGGCAAGCGAGAAAATGGCATTGTGGTCGTCACCGCATACGGGCTATTCAAGGGCATGATTTTACCGTTGTGCTTTGAGGTGTACAAGCCGAGAGAACGACTCAAACCTGGAGAGAACTACCAGACGAAACCGCAAATTGCATCCACGATGATCCGTGAATTGATGGCAATGGGATTTCAGTTTGAGTTGGTGTTAGCCGATAGTTTGTATGGGGAGAGTGACTGCAACTTTATTTCAACGCTGGTTGCGCTCAAGTTGCCTTACATTGTGGCGATTCGCTCGAATCACGGGGTCTGGTTGCCGCAAGACCAGGAGGTCACGGCAGAACCCTGGCAGCAGTTCAAGCGCACCTTTAGCAACGGCGAAACTGAAGTCCGCTATCGACGTGAGATTATCTATGGCACTCGTGGCAGTGTCCGTTACTGGGAGTTGACCACCGACCCAGAAACGTTACCGGACAATTCAACTGTGTTTGTGATGAGCAATGCACCTGCCATCAAGCTTGATGAAATTGGTGATGCTTACGGTGATCGTACTTGGGTGGAATATGGACTCAAGCAAAGCAAGGATGCCCTGGGGTGGGCGGATTTCCGGGTGACGAACTACAAGCAGATTGAACGCTGGTGGGAGATCGTCATGAGTGCGTTTACGATGGTCAGTTTGTTTGCCGATGCGTTCAATTCTGAGTGTCCTTTATCCCAGCAAGTCTTCACGCAGCATCCCTGGTGGGACAATCAACGGGGGTGGAAAAATCTGCTCAATAATTTACGTTTAGTGATTGAACCGTGGGTTGCCTTTAACCATCTCAAACAGTGGTTAACTGTGTTTTTCATTCCCACTCTAGAGCAAGGATTTGCCCAATTGATTGAACGAATGCAGCAATTTTACTGCCCTATCATTCACGAACTGCTCCTACGGCGTATCTTATTTAACTCTGCTTAA
- a CDS encoding HAD family hydrolase — MAIIQCGEVRFPGVEAIVFDKDGTLADSQSFLRNLGQKRARLIDAQIPGVQDPLLMAFGLDGSNLNPAGLLAVGTRLENETAAAAYVAETGRGWVESLTLVRSAFLEADRVLKRKADSTPLFPGVVALLRSLAAAGVKVGILSADTTVNVQDFVARYELESLVQLKMGIDLGPPKPDPTLFSQACAALEVTPESTLMVGDSVADLAMARAAGAAGAIGATWGWTQAASLKQADVLIHNLAEIQIDA; from the coding sequence ATGGCAATTATTCAATGTGGCGAGGTTCGTTTTCCAGGCGTCGAAGCGATCGTTTTTGACAAAGATGGGACACTGGCAGATTCTCAAAGCTTTTTAAGAAACCTGGGGCAGAAGCGCGCCCGGTTGATCGACGCGCAAATTCCAGGTGTGCAAGATCCCCTTTTGATGGCGTTTGGGCTGGATGGGAGTAATCTCAATCCGGCTGGTTTGTTAGCTGTTGGGACTCGCCTGGAGAATGAGACGGCTGCCGCTGCCTATGTTGCGGAAACTGGGCGGGGTTGGGTCGAATCTTTAACGCTTGTACGATCGGCCTTTTTAGAGGCAGACAGGGTTCTGAAGCGCAAAGCCGACAGTACGCCGCTATTTCCTGGAGTTGTGGCGTTGCTACGATCGCTGGCTGCTGCTGGCGTGAAAGTCGGGATTCTATCCGCCGATACAACCGTAAACGTGCAGGATTTTGTTGCTCGGTATGAACTAGAGTCCCTGGTGCAACTCAAGATGGGAATTGATCTGGGTCCTCCCAAACCTGATCCCACCTTGTTTTCTCAGGCCTGTGCTGCTTTGGAAGTAACGCCAGAATCAACCCTGATGGTTGGTGATTCGGTTGCCGATTTAGCGATGGCACGGGCAGCAGGGGCAGCAGGGGCGATCGGTGCCACCTGGGGGTGGACTCAAGCAGCATCCTTGAAGCAAGCCGATGTTTTGATTCACAATTTGGCTGAAATTCAAATTGACGCTTGA
- a CDS encoding response regulator encodes MKVQQNIKPKLLVVDDEPDNLDLLYRTFHREFKVLKAENGPTALDILSKEGDVAVIISDQRMPYMSGTEFLSLTATQYPDIIRIILTGYTDVEDLVEAINSGKVFKYVTKPWDDEELKGVVRQAVDTHNVLKARTCELRRSLRQESLLNAITSTIRSALSYRQILQTIGETVGRMFEVSSCVVRPFHDGRMDSEWFVYLSSEDGGTDSTNLLNGQGSLSPLSTQVGESSVAVAEMAINLKTAPTSESDEALKALLARAVWETHGVQIIQDAETDDRLQGDDPAAQERQRVYAEANIRSSLIVPLICQNELVAVLALHQCDHLRTWQEDEVQLLTLVADQAALALSQARAYEQVRALAKREALINTITTTIRSSLDPQEIFAAITQQLGQALHADGCALSLWTREDEFVQCVGLHDAARSGWAVPTSGQETLPPISEHPLLTQDEIAPRLLPQSTVPIEGNPVLRQLLLTQQPVVLNDLAKYPEMNVPELPLRNPARALLVVPLILDGEIIGSISLRQNQHARRWQASEVELAQAVAAQAAIAVHQSRLYQKTRQQAEQLLELDRQKTEFFQNISHEFRTPLTLTIGPLESAVNQKQGLPYEQATIALRNSRRLLRLVNQLLDLQRLDAGRMQPSFRPCDLVDFVSQTVDSFRAYCQKKGISLKTDLVACPAVYLDLEKFDKVLYNLLSNAMKFTPEGGSIMVTLQPAGDHCLLKVSDTGIGIRPDQMPHLFERFRQAEGSANRGYEGSGLGLALVRELVELHGGQITMDSTYGAGTTFTVWLQTGVSHLPPDQVIEVQAEVQPGRAAIELADVEMELQEESREEDTPAPTTDAQISRILIVDDNPDLRTYVSSILREQGYRIWTARNGAEGFRAAQTYVPHLIITDLMMPLVSGLDMIRMIREEEGLKGIPIVLLTAKADEDTRIEGVEKGADAYLSKPFSDRELLAEVRNLLALKENERRVAELNTYLTESVLKRFLPSSLVQRAAQGELVLDLRPEPRMVTVLFSDIVGFTQLSNTLRSRRVAELLNEYLAEMTHAIFDNGGTIDKFMGDAILALFGAPEELTPNEQVRRAIAAARQMRHSLQELNQRWQEQGIGQVQFRCGIHQGTAVVGMFGSAERADYTAIGPSVNIASRIQEAAEPDSILVSAAIADYLEEDEITKYSPLKLKGVDETVLTFAVRPAPNSH; translated from the coding sequence ATGAAAGTGCAACAAAACATTAAGCCAAAACTTCTGGTTGTGGATGATGAGCCGGACAACCTGGATCTGCTATATCGCACTTTTCATCGTGAGTTTAAGGTTTTAAAGGCCGAGAACGGACCCACAGCGCTGGATATTCTCTCAAAAGAGGGAGATGTGGCAGTCATTATTTCCGATCAGCGTATGCCCTACATGAGTGGAACGGAGTTCCTAAGCTTGACGGCAACGCAGTATCCAGACATTATCCGAATTATTTTGACGGGCTATACCGATGTTGAGGATCTGGTCGAAGCAATTAATTCGGGTAAAGTCTTTAAATATGTCACCAAACCCTGGGACGACGAGGAGTTGAAGGGGGTAGTGCGTCAAGCGGTCGATACCCACAATGTTCTGAAAGCAAGAACCTGTGAATTACGGCGATCGCTGCGGCAAGAATCCTTACTGAATGCGATTACCAGCACCATTCGCAGTGCCTTGAGCTACCGCCAGATTCTCCAGACGATCGGGGAAACGGTTGGACGCATGTTTGAGGTTAGCAGTTGCGTGGTGCGTCCATTCCATGATGGACGGATGGACAGTGAGTGGTTTGTTTACCTCAGTAGCGAGGATGGGGGAACGGACAGCACAAACCTGTTGAATGGTCAAGGGAGTTTATCTCCACTGTCTACGCAGGTAGGAGAGTCATCAGTTGCAGTGGCAGAGATGGCAATCAATTTGAAAACAGCCCCTACTTCTGAGTCGGACGAAGCCTTAAAAGCGCTACTAGCCCGGGCAGTTTGGGAAACTCACGGTGTCCAGATTATTCAAGATGCGGAAACAGACGATCGACTCCAGGGAGATGATCCCGCCGCTCAGGAGCGCCAACGGGTCTATGCCGAAGCCAATATTCGCTCTAGTCTGATTGTGCCGCTGATTTGCCAGAACGAGTTGGTAGCCGTGTTGGCATTGCACCAGTGCGATCACTTGCGTACCTGGCAGGAAGATGAGGTGCAGTTGTTAACCCTCGTTGCCGACCAGGCTGCCCTGGCACTTTCCCAGGCACGGGCCTATGAACAGGTGCGGGCGCTGGCAAAGCGGGAAGCTTTGATTAACACGATTACGACAACCATTCGTTCTAGCCTTGATCCCCAGGAAATATTTGCGGCAATTACCCAGCAGCTTGGGCAAGCTTTGCACGCAGATGGATGTGCGCTCTCTCTGTGGACCCGCGAGGATGAGTTTGTCCAATGTGTGGGATTGCATGACGCAGCTCGTTCGGGTTGGGCGGTTCCCACGTCTGGGCAGGAGACTCTTCCACCTATCTCTGAGCATCCCTTGCTAACCCAGGATGAAATTGCACCACGCTTGCTGCCACAGTCAACCGTTCCAATTGAAGGAAACCCTGTTTTACGGCAATTACTATTAACGCAACAGCCCGTTGTGTTGAATGATCTGGCAAAGTATCCAGAAATGAATGTGCCTGAGTTGCCGTTACGGAATCCGGCACGGGCGTTGTTGGTCGTACCGCTGATTTTAGATGGAGAAATTATTGGCAGTATTTCTTTACGGCAAAACCAACATGCCCGTCGCTGGCAAGCGTCCGAGGTGGAGTTAGCACAGGCAGTTGCGGCACAGGCGGCGATCGCGGTGCATCAGTCTCGCCTCTATCAAAAAACGCGCCAGCAGGCTGAACAATTATTGGAGCTAGACCGCCAAAAAACAGAATTCTTCCAAAATATTTCCCATGAATTTCGGACACCGCTGACCCTAACGATCGGTCCCCTGGAGTCTGCTGTTAACCAGAAGCAGGGGCTGCCCTATGAGCAGGCAACGATCGCTCTGCGTAACTCCCGTCGCCTGCTGCGCCTGGTCAATCAATTGCTAGATCTGCAACGGTTGGACGCTGGCCGCATGCAGCCGAGTTTTCGTCCCTGTGATCTGGTTGATTTTGTTAGCCAAACGGTAGACTCTTTCCGCGCTTACTGTCAAAAGAAGGGAATTTCTTTAAAGACAGATCTGGTAGCGTGCCCTGCGGTGTACCTGGACCTGGAGAAGTTTGACAAGGTTCTTTATAACCTGCTCTCTAACGCCATGAAATTTACTCCAGAGGGCGGCAGCATTATGGTTACCCTGCAACCTGCCGGAGATCACTGTCTTCTCAAAGTCAGCGATACCGGAATTGGAATCCGCCCTGACCAGATGCCCCATCTGTTTGAACGGTTCCGGCAGGCAGAGGGATCTGCAAATCGGGGTTACGAGGGAAGTGGTCTGGGGCTGGCATTGGTTAGGGAACTGGTTGAGCTTCATGGTGGTCAGATTACAATGGATTCCACCTATGGAGCGGGGACGACTTTTACAGTATGGTTGCAAACGGGTGTTTCCCATCTGCCGCCAGATCAGGTAATCGAAGTTCAGGCAGAGGTGCAACCCGGTCGAGCCGCGATCGAGTTGGCAGATGTGGAAATGGAGTTGCAGGAGGAGAGTCGCGAGGAAGATACCCCCGCTCCAACCACCGATGCTCAAATCTCTCGCATCCTGATTGTGGATGATAATCCAGACTTGCGCACCTATGTATCGAGCATTCTGCGGGAACAGGGCTATCGGATCTGGACTGCCCGTAATGGTGCTGAAGGTTTTCGGGCTGCCCAAACCTATGTGCCACACCTGATTATTACTGATCTGATGATGCCTTTAGTATCCGGTCTAGATATGATTCGGATGATTCGGGAGGAGGAAGGACTGAAGGGAATTCCAATTGTCTTGCTGACTGCAAAGGCAGATGAGGATACCCGGATTGAGGGGGTTGAGAAGGGGGCAGATGCCTATCTATCAAAACCGTTTAGCGATCGCGAATTGCTGGCAGAGGTTCGAAACCTGCTGGCACTGAAAGAAAATGAACGGCGCGTCGCTGAACTCAATACCTATCTGACAGAATCCGTTCTGAAACGCTTTTTGCCCTCTTCATTAGTGCAACGGGCAGCCCAGGGAGAGTTGGTTCTGGATTTGCGACCAGAGCCACGAATGGTGACTGTGTTATTTAGCGATATTGTGGGGTTCACGCAACTTTCGAATACCCTGCGATCCCGGCGGGTAGCAGAACTGCTGAATGAGTATCTAGCGGAGATGACCCACGCTATTTTTGATAATGGCGGGACGATCGACAAATTCATGGGAGATGCAATTTTGGCGCTATTCGGCGCACCCGAAGAATTAACGCCGAACGAGCAGGTACGGCGGGCGATCGCGGCAGCTCGCCAAATGCGGCACTCCCTACAAGAGTTAAACCAGCGCTGGCAAGAGCAGGGAATTGGTCAGGTACAGTTTCGTTGTGGAATTCATCAGGGAACGGCTGTGGTAGGGATGTTTGGCAGTGCGGAACGGGCTGACTATACGGCGATCGGTCCCAGTGTCAACATTGCATCCCGCATTCAGGAAGCGGCTGAACCCGACTCAATTTTGGTGTCAGCAGCAATCGCCGACTACCTGGAAGAGGATGAAATTACTAAATATAGCCCCCTCAAACTCAAAGGGGTGGATGAAACAGTCCTTACCTTTGCAGTTAGACCAGCTCCAAATTCGCACTAA
- the nrdR gene encoding transcriptional regulator NrdR: MRCPFCQYTDNRVLESRSAEAGQSVRRRRECLKCGRRFTTYERIEFVPITVIKRNGDRESFDRFKLLRGIIHACEKTEVSAPQLENLVDEIESELQQRAVREVSSSEIGELVLQNLRALSEVAYIRFASVYRKFQGISDFVDTLKHLQNTTTQVQNNSGAVPFPPEESPATSDTGNSDPFPKSYSLRVRG, encoded by the coding sequence ATGCGCTGTCCTTTCTGTCAGTACACCGATAACCGTGTTCTTGAGTCGCGTTCAGCAGAGGCGGGACAAAGTGTACGGCGGCGGCGGGAATGTCTCAAGTGTGGTCGTCGCTTCACCACCTATGAGCGCATTGAATTTGTCCCAATTACGGTAATCAAGCGAAATGGAGATCGGGAATCCTTCGATCGATTCAAGTTACTGCGGGGAATTATTCATGCCTGTGAAAAAACAGAAGTTAGCGCCCCCCAGCTTGAAAATTTGGTCGATGAAATTGAGTCAGAACTGCAACAGCGGGCGGTTCGCGAGGTTTCAAGTTCTGAAATTGGGGAGCTAGTGTTGCAAAATCTGCGCGCGCTCAGCGAAGTCGCCTATATCCGATTTGCCTCTGTTTACCGAAAATTCCAGGGAATTAGTGACTTCGTAGATACCCTCAAACATCTTCAAAATACAACAACCCAGGTTCAGAACAATTCGGGAGCAGTACCTTTTCCCCCAGAAGAATCTCCAGCAACTTCAGATACCGGCAATTCTGACCCCTTTCCAAAATCCTACTCGTTGAGAGTACGGGGATGA
- the metK gene encoding methionine adenosyltransferase: MSRRYLFTSESVTEGHPDKICDQISDTILDALLAQDPTSRVAAEVVVNTGLVLITGEITSKAQVNYIDLVRQKVTEIGYTGADGGFCATSCAVLVALDAQSPDIAQGVNAAQETRDQASNEELDRIGAGDQGIMFGFACNETPELMPLPISLAHRIARKLAAVRKTGQLPYLRPDGKTQVTILYEGDRPIGIDTILVSTQHTPTIGSIEDEAGVQAKIKEDLWSLVVLPVFSDLTIKPDQNTRFLVNPTGKFVIGGPQGDAGLTGRKIIVDTYGGYSRHGGGAFSGKDPTKVDRSAAYACRYVAKNIVAAGLADKCEVQLSYAIGVARPVSIMIDTFGTGKIEDDRLLDLVQKHFELRPAGIIQEFNLRKLTAKRGGRFYQDVAAYGHFGRTDLDLPWEQTDKAAILKEALTESVSVKR; the protein is encoded by the coding sequence TTGTCTCGTCGCTATCTTTTTACCTCTGAATCTGTTACTGAAGGGCATCCGGACAAGATTTGTGATCAAATTTCAGACACAATTTTGGATGCACTTCTCGCCCAAGATCCAACCAGTCGCGTTGCTGCGGAAGTTGTGGTCAATACTGGTTTGGTGCTAATTACAGGTGAAATTACCTCTAAGGCTCAAGTAAATTATATTGACCTGGTTCGACAAAAAGTTACGGAGATTGGCTACACCGGGGCAGATGGTGGTTTTTGTGCAACGAGCTGCGCGGTTTTGGTAGCTCTGGATGCCCAATCCCCCGATATTGCCCAAGGAGTCAATGCTGCCCAGGAAACCCGCGACCAGGCTAGCAATGAGGAATTAGACCGGATTGGTGCAGGTGACCAGGGAATCATGTTTGGGTTTGCCTGCAATGAAACGCCCGAACTGATGCCTCTACCCATTAGTCTGGCACACCGGATTGCTCGCAAGTTAGCAGCAGTCCGCAAGACGGGACAGTTACCCTACCTCCGTCCCGATGGGAAGACTCAAGTCACCATTTTGTATGAGGGCGATCGTCCGATTGGCATCGACACCATCCTGGTTTCGACTCAACACACACCGACGATCGGCAGTATTGAGGATGAGGCAGGGGTGCAAGCAAAAATTAAGGAAGATTTGTGGTCCCTGGTTGTGTTGCCTGTGTTCTCCGACCTGACCATTAAACCCGACCAAAACACCCGTTTCCTGGTCAATCCAACGGGTAAGTTTGTTATCGGTGGTCCCCAAGGTGATGCGGGTCTAACGGGACGTAAGATCATCGTGGATACCTATGGTGGCTATTCCCGGCATGGAGGGGGTGCTTTCTCCGGTAAAGACCCAACTAAGGTAGACCGAAGCGCTGCCTATGCCTGCCGTTATGTCGCCAAGAACATTGTTGCTGCTGGACTGGCGGATAAGTGCGAAGTGCAGTTGAGTTACGCGATCGGGGTTGCTCGTCCAGTCAGCATCATGATTGACACCTTCGGGACAGGTAAGATTGAGGACGATCGCCTACTTGATTTGGTGCAAAAGCACTTTGAACTGCGTCCCGCTGGGATCATTCAGGAATTCAACCTGCGTAAGCTAACTGCAAAACGTGGTGGTCGCTTCTACCAGGACGTTGCTGCTTACGGTCACTTTGGTCGTACCGATTTAGATTTGCCTTGGGAACAGACCGATAAGGCAGCTATTTTAAAGGAAGCGTTGACCGAATCTGTGTCAGTCAAGCGTTAA
- a CDS encoding alpha/beta fold hydrolase, translating into MKSKQISHNGVQLFSESFGSPDGAPILLIMGAMSSGIWWPEAFCRQLAAVGRYVIRYDHRDTGQSTSYEPGQSHYSVEDLADDAFCVLDGYGIQSAHVVGMSLGGYLAQLMALKHPQRVNSLTLIASERLAEADPTLPEIDPSVLNYHAKAGELDWTNREAVIEYQVGAWRLLSGSAHAFDESLIRELAGADFDRTPNPTTAFNHALLGGGEQWLGRLDEITTPTLIIHGIEDLVLPYAHALALKAEIPHAELLTLSGTGHELHPDDWSVIIEAIQQHTAS; encoded by the coding sequence ATGAAAAGTAAGCAAATTAGCCATAACGGAGTTCAGCTTTTTTCAGAATCCTTTGGCTCTCCAGATGGTGCTCCAATTTTGTTAATAATGGGAGCGATGTCTTCTGGTATTTGGTGGCCGGAAGCGTTCTGCCGTCAGTTAGCGGCTGTGGGACGATATGTAATTCGTTACGATCACCGAGATACTGGACAATCCACGAGTTACGAGCCTGGACAGAGCCACTATTCTGTTGAAGATTTAGCGGATGATGCCTTTTGTGTTCTGGATGGTTATGGGATTCAGAGTGCCCATGTAGTTGGGATGTCGCTGGGAGGCTATCTGGCTCAACTCATGGCACTCAAACATCCTCAACGGGTCAACAGTCTGACCTTAATCGCTTCGGAACGGTTGGCTGAGGCAGACCCTACCCTACCTGAGATTGATCCATCCGTTCTCAATTACCATGCAAAAGCGGGTGAACTGGATTGGACAAACCGCGAGGCAGTGATTGAATATCAGGTTGGGGCATGGCGATTGCTGTCTGGTTCGGCCCATGCCTTTGATGAGTCACTGATTCGTGAATTAGCAGGGGCAGACTTCGATCGCACCCCCAACCCCACTACTGCCTTTAACCACGCTCTGCTTGGGGGTGGAGAGCAATGGTTGGGTCGGCTGGACGAGATCACGACTCCAACCCTGATCATTCATGGTATAGAAGACCTTGTTTTGCCCTATGCCCATGCTCTGGCATTAAAAGCAGAGATTCCCCACGCTGAATTACTCACACTGTCTGGGACAGGACACGAACTACACCCTGATGATTGGTCTGTGATCATTGAAGCAATCCAGCAGCACACAGCATCATGA
- a CDS encoding 30S ribosomal protein S1, with protein sequence MIRMVNPDITTEIDVGFTHEDFAALLDKYDYHFSPGDVVAGTVFSLEPRGALIDIGAKTAAYIPIQEMSINRIDNPDEVLQSNETREFFILADENEDGQLTLSIRRIEYMRAWERVRQLQAEDATVRSIVFATNRGGALVRIEGLRGFIPGSHISTRKPKEDLVGEELPLKFLEVDEERNRLVLSHRRALVERKMNRLEVGEVVIGTVRGIKPYGAFIDIGGVSGLLHISEISHDHIDTPHSVFNVNDEVKVMIIDLDAERGRISLSTKQLEPEPGDMVKNPQVVYDKAEEMAAKYREQVLAQQQAKVMPLPDAEPEPEVEVDDLPPATEDE encoded by the coding sequence ATGATTCGCATGGTCAATCCGGATATAACTACAGAAATAGACGTTGGCTTTACCCACGAGGATTTTGCTGCCTTACTCGACAAATACGACTATCACTTTAGTCCTGGTGACGTTGTTGCTGGAACGGTGTTTAGTTTAGAACCGAGGGGCGCTCTGATTGACATCGGCGCTAAGACGGCCGCTTATATCCCAATTCAGGAGATGTCAATTAATCGGATTGACAATCCGGATGAGGTTTTGCAGTCTAACGAGACTCGCGAATTCTTTATCCTGGCAGACGAAAATGAAGATGGCCAACTGACGCTCTCCATTCGCCGGATTGAGTATATGCGTGCCTGGGAACGGGTGCGCCAGCTTCAGGCTGAAGACGCAACTGTGCGCTCCATCGTCTTTGCCACCAATCGGGGTGGGGCATTGGTGCGCATTGAAGGCTTGCGCGGATTCATTCCTGGTTCTCACATCAGTACCCGCAAACCCAAAGAGGATCTGGTGGGGGAAGAACTCCCTCTGAAATTCCTGGAAGTGGATGAGGAACGCAATCGTCTGGTTCTCAGCCACCGTCGGGCACTGGTTGAACGTAAGATGAACCGTCTGGAAGTGGGTGAAGTGGTAATCGGAACCGTTCGTGGGATCAAACCCTACGGTGCCTTCATCGATATTGGTGGTGTCAGCGGTCTGTTACATATTTCGGAAATTTCCCATGACCACATTGATACGCCTCATAGCGTTTTCAATGTCAATGATGAAGTGAAGGTCATGATTATCGATCTGGACGCAGAGCGAGGACGCATCTCACTGTCCACGAAGCAACTAGAGCCTGAACCTGGAGATATGGTTAAGAACCCCCAGGTAGTTTACGACAAGGCTGAAGAGATGGCAGCGAAGTATCGTGAGCAGGTTCTTGCTCAACAACAGGCAAAGGTTATGCCCTTGCCGGATGCGGAACCGGAACCAGAAGTTGAAGTGGACGATCTTCCCCCAGCTACTGAGGATGAATAG
- a CDS encoding helix-turn-helix domain-containing protein yields MKAGAWAKHFLNQQGARESTAFYQYSSLPKSLLLTVTSLWQQHEGACRMLLWLLFKTKMGSEQRLTLPTLMRIAYGEAKVLQAATQREERKRLVRSFESDLEVLNHYGLKPIFDPVTYPPDIQPLWAKLADLPDDAEAALEFWTNDGSKDNRLTDAAPRDKWNRLMQARFLCFELPEGWDVQATQSTQKKQRKAQPQATTLQKSTLSSQQIVTARKHLQISQRDLANRVGKSQSWVRDIENGRLQVGFKEQQILLKVLGVNP; encoded by the coding sequence GTGAAAGCTGGAGCCTGGGCGAAACACTTCCTGAATCAGCAGGGCGCGCGAGAAAGTACGGCATTTTACCAATACAGTAGTTTGCCAAAGTCGCTGCTGTTGACTGTTACGAGTCTCTGGCAGCAGCACGAAGGTGCTTGTCGGATGTTGCTGTGGCTGCTGTTCAAAACCAAGATGGGCAGCGAACAGCGGCTCACTCTGCCAACGCTGATGCGGATTGCCTATGGAGAAGCAAAAGTGTTGCAGGCTGCCACACAGCGAGAAGAGCGCAAACGGTTGGTGCGATCGTTTGAGAGCGATCTGGAAGTGCTGAATCACTATGGACTCAAACCAATCTTTGATCCCGTCACCTATCCACCTGATATTCAACCCCTGTGGGCAAAGCTGGCAGACTTGCCGGATGATGCTGAAGCTGCTCTGGAATTTTGGACAAATGACGGCAGTAAGGATAATCGCTTGACCGATGCTGCCCCCCGTGACAAGTGGAATCGGCTGATGCAAGCCCGATTTTTGTGTTTTGAGTTGCCAGAAGGCTGGGACGTTCAAGCGACCCAATCCACCCAAAAGAAACAACGCAAAGCGCAACCTCAAGCAACGACGCTTCAGAAATCAACGCTCTCAAGTCAGCAGATTGTTACAGCGCGTAAGCACCTCCAAATTAGCCAGAGAGATTTGGCAAACCGCGTTGGCAAAAGTCAAAGCTGGGTGCGTGATATTGAAAACGGTCGTCTCCAAGTCGGCTTCAAAGAGCAACAGATATTATTAAAAGTGTTAGGTGTAAACCCATAG
- a CDS encoding dihydrofolate reductase family protein — protein sequence MAHLIYTANSSLDGYIEDREGKFDWTAPDEEYFRFISNLVREASTYLYGRRMYETMMVWETDPNLAAESPLRRDFAEIWQAANKIVYSKTLERVSTRKTQLERSFDPEAIRQLKEAVEQDVLIGGAELAAHAFRSGLIDECHLFLLPIIVGGGKPSLPNNIRLDLDLLEKRRFDSGVVFLRYRTRQGKAT from the coding sequence ATGGCTCACTTGATCTACACAGCAAACTCGTCACTCGACGGCTACATCGAGGATAGGGAGGGAAAATTTGACTGGACAGCGCCAGACGAGGAATATTTCAGGTTTATCAGCAACCTTGTACGGGAAGCTAGCACTTATCTCTACGGACGTCGAATGTATGAGACCATGATGGTTTGGGAGACCGACCCCAACTTAGCTGCTGAGTCTCCACTTCGGCGCGACTTCGCAGAGATTTGGCAAGCAGCCAATAAAATCGTGTACTCCAAGACCTTGGAGAGGGTATCCACTCGCAAAACACAGCTTGAGCGAAGCTTCGATCCAGAAGCAATTCGACAATTAAAAGAGGCTGTTGAACAGGATGTCCTCATCGGTGGTGCTGAGCTTGCTGCCCACGCCTTTCGATCAGGATTGATTGATGAGTGTCATCTGTTCCTCCTGCCGATCATTGTAGGAGGCGGCAAACCATCCCTCCCAAACAACATTCGATTGGATCTCGATCTTTTGGAGAAACGCCGCTTTGATAGTGGCGTGGTTTTCCTCCGTTATCGAACCAGGCAAGGAAAAGCCACCTAA